In Thermococcus sp. 21S7, one DNA window encodes the following:
- the minD gene encoding cell division ATPase MinD, which yields MEGRSIVFASGKGGTGKTTTVANLGVALAQFGKEVILLDADITMANLSLVLGMEDIPITLHDVLAGEADLKDAIYEGPAGVKVIPGGLSLEKIKKAKPEKLRQLIREIGQMADFVLIDAPAGLEMTSVTALLIGKELIIVTNPEISAITDSLKTKLIAEKLGTLPLGAILNRVTNEKTELTQEEIEAILEVPVLAIIPEDPEVKRASAYGVPLVIKNPTSPAAIAIKQLAAKLAGIKWQPPEPESPIKRVFKALFGGKR from the coding sequence TTGGAAGGCCGTTCAATTGTTTTTGCTTCAGGAAAGGGCGGAACGGGTAAGACAACAACCGTCGCAAACTTGGGCGTTGCCCTTGCCCAGTTTGGAAAGGAAGTCATCCTGCTGGACGCCGATATAACCATGGCGAATCTCAGCCTTGTTCTCGGTATGGAGGACATCCCAATAACGCTCCACGATGTTCTTGCAGGGGAGGCAGACCTAAAGGATGCAATCTACGAGGGGCCGGCTGGGGTAAAGGTCATCCCCGGTGGATTGAGCCTTGAGAAGATAAAGAAGGCCAAGCCGGAGAAGCTCAGGCAACTGATCAGAGAAATCGGCCAGATGGCAGACTTCGTTCTCATCGACGCCCCCGCGGGTCTTGAGATGACGTCCGTCACCGCACTCCTCATCGGAAAGGAGCTTATAATCGTCACGAACCCTGAAATCTCAGCCATCACAGACTCACTCAAGACCAAGCTTATCGCCGAGAAACTCGGAACCCTTCCGCTTGGTGCTATACTCAACAGGGTAACCAACGAGAAGACCGAGCTGACTCAGGAGGAGATAGAGGCCATCCTGGAGGTGCCGGTTCTGGCCATCATCCCCGAAGACCCCGAGGTCAAGCGCGCAAGCGCCTACGGCGTACCCCTCGTCATCAAGAACCCGACCAGTCCGGCGGCCATAGCCATCAAACAGCTCGCGGCCAAGCTCGCCGGGATCAAATGGCAGCCGCCTGAGCCAGAGAGCCCGATCAAGAGGGTGTTCAAAGCCCTGTTCGGAGGGAAGAGGTAA
- a CDS encoding slipin family protein has protein sequence MGLVTAGNVVLAIVLLFVLIILASAIKIVKEYERAVIFRLGRIVGARGPGLFFIIPIFEKAVIVDLRTRVLDVPVQETITKDNVPVRVNAVVYFRVIEPVKAVTQVSNYIMATSQIAQTTLRSVIGQAHLDELLSEREKLNLQLQKIIDEATDPWGIKVSTVEIKDVELPSGMQRAMARQAEAERERRARILLAEAERQAAEKLREAAEIISEHPMALQLRTLQTISDVASDKSNVIVLTLPMEMLKLFRSLGETAEVARIKLEKEVREEAEKEAEAKAEQE, from the coding sequence ATGGGCTTAGTAACTGCTGGAAACGTTGTGTTGGCCATAGTTTTGTTGTTTGTGTTGATTATACTGGCAAGCGCCATAAAGATAGTCAAGGAGTACGAGAGGGCAGTGATATTCCGCCTCGGAAGGATAGTTGGGGCCAGGGGGCCCGGACTGTTCTTCATAATCCCGATATTCGAAAAGGCGGTGATAGTTGACCTCCGTACCAGGGTCCTCGATGTCCCGGTCCAGGAGACCATAACCAAGGACAACGTTCCCGTCAGGGTCAACGCTGTCGTTTACTTCCGCGTCATAGAACCCGTCAAGGCAGTCACCCAGGTCAGCAACTACATAATGGCCACCAGCCAGATCGCGCAGACAACGCTCAGGAGCGTCATCGGCCAGGCTCACCTCGACGAGCTGCTCAGCGAGAGGGAGAAGCTCAACCTTCAGCTTCAGAAGATTATAGACGAGGCTACTGACCCGTGGGGCATAAAGGTCAGCACGGTCGAGATAAAGGACGTCGAGCTTCCGAGCGGAATGCAGAGGGCAATGGCAAGGCAGGCGGAGGCCGAGCGTGAGAGGCGTGCGAGGATACTCCTCGCCGAGGCCGAGCGCCAGGCCGCCGAGAAGCTCCGCGAGGCGGCTGAAATTATCAGCGAGCACCCGATGGCACTCCAGCTCAGGACGCTCCAGACCATAAGCGACGTGGCCAGCGACAAGAGCAACGTCATCGTGCTCACCCTGCCGATGGAGATGCTGAAGCTCTTCAGGAGCCTGGGAGAGACCGCCGAAGTGGCAAGAATAAAGCTAGAGAAGGAAGTCCGTGAGGAAGCTGAAAAGGAAGCAGAGGCGAAAGCCGAACAAGAGTAA
- a CDS encoding nodulation protein NfeD, translated as MRPRFALIALLMLLMLIPSVHARSNVVYVAKVDGMITGYTVDQFDRYISEGERKDAEAIIIELNTPGGRADAMQAIVTRIQDSKVPVIIYVHPSGGMAASAGTYIALSSHLIAMTPGTVIGACRPILGYGQNGSIVEAPPKITNFYVAYIRELARISGRNETLAEEFITEDRSVTPEEALRYGVIEVIATNVDELLQKADGMETKVPVAGKGKVTLHLKNARLVYIEPSFRDTVVKYITDPTIAYLLLNLGFIGLIFGFLTPGWHVPETVGAIMLVLGLIGLGYFGYSSAALILIVLAMIFFIAEALTPTFGLFTVAGVVTFVLGGIMLFSGNGGEYLVTDETYSMLRIAIIVMAILLGLFFLFGAATVVKAHRKKPEAGREEMVGAVGRVVEDLDPEGVVKVHGELWKAESRDGGDIPVGEKVRVVEVKGLTLIVERIGGRRDG; from the coding sequence ATGAGGCCAAGGTTTGCTCTGATTGCACTGCTGATGCTCCTCATGCTCATTCCGAGCGTCCATGCCCGAAGCAACGTGGTTTACGTGGCCAAAGTTGACGGCATGATAACGGGATACACCGTTGACCAGTTCGACAGATACATCAGCGAGGGGGAGAGGAAGGATGCCGAGGCGATAATAATCGAACTCAACACCCCGGGCGGCCGCGCCGATGCAATGCAGGCCATCGTCACGAGGATACAGGACTCAAAGGTTCCCGTCATAATCTACGTCCATCCCTCCGGCGGGATGGCGGCCTCCGCGGGTACGTATATAGCCCTGAGCTCGCACCTGATAGCGATGACGCCGGGCACGGTCATAGGGGCATGCAGGCCGATACTCGGCTACGGTCAGAACGGTAGCATCGTCGAGGCGCCGCCCAAGATAACCAACTTCTACGTGGCGTACATCCGTGAGCTCGCGAGAATCAGCGGGAGAAACGAGACACTCGCCGAGGAGTTTATAACGGAAGACAGGAGTGTGACGCCGGAGGAGGCCCTGAGGTACGGCGTCATCGAGGTCATCGCGACGAACGTTGACGAACTCCTCCAGAAGGCCGACGGAATGGAGACAAAGGTCCCCGTGGCTGGAAAGGGTAAGGTAACGCTGCATCTCAAGAACGCAAGGCTCGTTTACATCGAGCCGTCCTTCAGGGACACGGTCGTGAAGTACATAACCGACCCGACGATAGCGTACCTCCTCCTCAACCTAGGATTCATCGGCCTCATATTTGGCTTCCTCACGCCCGGCTGGCACGTTCCAGAGACGGTAGGTGCCATAATGCTCGTCCTCGGCCTCATCGGTCTGGGCTACTTCGGTTACAGCAGCGCCGCCCTCATACTCATCGTCCTCGCCATGATATTCTTCATAGCAGAGGCGCTGACGCCGACCTTCGGACTGTTCACCGTGGCGGGCGTTGTAACGTTCGTCCTGGGTGGAATCATGCTCTTCAGCGGAAACGGGGGTGAATACCTGGTGACCGATGAAACGTACTCGATGCTCAGAATAGCCATCATCGTCATGGCGATACTTCTCGGACTGTTCTTCCTCTTCGGTGCGGCGACGGTTGTCAAGGCGCACAGGAAAAAACCGGAGGCCGGAAGGGAGGAGATGGTGGGAGCGGTTGGCAGGGTCGTTGAAGACCTCGACCCGGAGGGGGTCGTCAAGGTCCACGGCGAACTCTGGAAGGCGGAGAGCAGGGATGGGGGGGACATCCCCGTCGGGGAGAAGGTCAGGGTTGTTGAGGTTAAGGGGCTCACCCTGATCGTCGAAAGGATAGGTGGAAGGAGGGATGGATAA
- a CDS encoding DNA-3-methyladenine glycosylase, whose translation MAGIDLRKTAGEMIRNGTWKFEDGVFYQAFESGIAGYDGEDFILPDSWGRGERKSAKEKLSFVLGLKTDLDSFYAEISDSPFAFLVDEFHGLTAPASPSTYQALVETIAQQQVSFEFAQRTIANLVKLAGRQVGDLHAFPAPERIASLSEEELKGAKLGYRAGYIKSLTELYLAKKLDLELWDWNVEEAIKYLTGFRGIGRWSAELLLAYGLRKNVYPAGDLGLRRGIAKIFGKRVKEVRENDVREVIEPYGKWKGLLAFYITCYDRKTEMERKRK comes from the coding sequence ATGGCTGGGATTGACCTGAGGAAGACGGCGGGCGAGATGATACGCAACGGAACGTGGAAGTTCGAAGACGGTGTTTTCTACCAGGCTTTTGAGAGCGGTATCGCCGGCTACGATGGAGAGGACTTCATTCTTCCCGATTCGTGGGGCAGAGGGGAAAGGAAGTCCGCGAAGGAAAAGCTGTCCTTTGTCCTCGGTCTCAAAACTGATCTGGATTCCTTCTACGCCGAGATAAGCGATTCCCCCTTCGCTTTCTTGGTCGACGAGTTTCACGGCCTCACCGCTCCCGCCTCACCGAGCACGTACCAGGCGCTGGTTGAGACGATAGCCCAGCAGCAGGTCAGCTTCGAATTCGCCCAGAGAACTATCGCGAACCTCGTGAAGCTCGCGGGCAGACAGGTGGGAGATTTACACGCATTCCCCGCCCCCGAGAGAATAGCGTCCCTGAGCGAGGAGGAGCTGAAAGGGGCCAAGCTCGGCTATAGGGCGGGCTACATAAAGTCCCTGACGGAGCTTTATCTTGCCAAAAAGCTCGACCTCGAACTCTGGGACTGGAACGTTGAGGAGGCCATCAAGTATCTCACGGGGTTCAGGGGAATAGGGAGATGGAGCGCCGAGCTTCTCCTCGCGTATGGCCTTAGAAAGAACGTCTATCCGGCCGGGGACCTCGGGCTCAGGAGGGGGATAGCAAAGATTTTTGGAAAGCGCGTTAAGGAAGTCCGTGAGAACGACGTGAGGGAAGTAATCGAGCCATACGGGAAGTGGAAAGGGCTTCTGGCCTTTTACATCACCTGCTACGACAGGAAGACCGAGATGGAGAGGAAGAGAAAATGA
- a CDS encoding type II toxin-antitoxin system VapC family toxin codes for MKVQVIDAAVFIQGFEVEGVTTPKVVDEVKDPESRLFLEGLISAGKVRVLSPSRESLEAVREAARKTGELNELSEADLEVLALAYELGGVLFTDDYNLQNIAKTLGIEFRTLKRGIKRVIRWNYVCIGCGKKFSEMPPEGICPDCGSPVRLLPKKRRRKRPGRARRS; via the coding sequence ATGAAGGTTCAGGTCATCGATGCGGCGGTCTTCATTCAGGGGTTCGAGGTGGAAGGCGTTACGACGCCGAAGGTCGTCGATGAGGTGAAAGACCCCGAGTCGAGGCTTTTCTTAGAGGGGCTGATAAGCGCCGGAAAGGTGAGGGTTCTGTCCCCATCTCGGGAGAGCCTTGAGGCTGTAAGGGAAGCGGCCAGAAAGACGGGCGAGTTAAACGAACTCAGCGAGGCAGACCTTGAGGTTCTCGCCCTCGCGTACGAGCTCGGGGGGGTTCTCTTCACCGACGACTACAACCTGCAGAACATAGCGAAAACCCTAGGGATAGAGTTCAGAACCCTGAAGCGCGGGATAAAGCGAGTCATCCGCTGGAACTACGTCTGCATCGGCTGCGGGAAGAAGTTTTCCGAGATGCCGCCGGAGGGAATCTGCCCCGACTGCGGCAGTCCCGTGAGGCTGCTGCCAAAGAAGCGCCGGAGAAAACGCCCCGGACGGGCTCGGCGCTCATAG
- a CDS encoding 5-oxoprolinase subunit PxpA, protein MKVDLNSDLGESFGRYKLGLDEEVMNYITSANVATGWHAGDPMVMRRTVRLAKEKGVAVGVHPGYPDLLGFGRRYMKLSPEEARNYILYQIGALYAFTRAEGIELQHVKPHGALYNALVKEEELARAVIEGIADFDRNLIFVALSGSRPAEIAEEMGVKVAHEVFADRAYNPDGTLVPRSKPGAVIHEVEEIAERVVSMVKDGGVRAINGEWVELRADTICVHGDNPRAVELAARIRRVLEEEGVRVVPMREVVR, encoded by the coding sequence ATGAAGGTTGACCTGAACTCGGACCTCGGCGAGAGCTTCGGGAGGTACAAGCTCGGCCTCGACGAGGAGGTCATGAACTACATTACGAGCGCCAACGTTGCAACGGGCTGGCACGCCGGTGACCCGATGGTCATGAGAAGGACGGTCAGGCTCGCGAAGGAGAAGGGCGTTGCCGTCGGGGTGCACCCCGGCTACCCGGACCTTCTCGGCTTCGGAAGGAGGTACATGAAGCTCTCACCCGAGGAAGCTCGCAACTACATCCTCTATCAGATCGGCGCCCTCTACGCCTTCACGAGGGCGGAAGGAATCGAGCTCCAGCACGTCAAGCCGCACGGGGCACTTTACAACGCCCTCGTTAAAGAGGAAGAGCTCGCGAGAGCTGTGATAGAGGGAATAGCGGACTTCGATAGGAACCTGATATTCGTGGCCCTCTCCGGCTCAAGACCTGCAGAGATAGCGGAGGAGATGGGGGTTAAGGTAGCCCACGAGGTCTTCGCGGACCGCGCGTACAACCCCGACGGAACGCTCGTCCCGCGCTCGAAGCCCGGAGCGGTTATCCACGAGGTGGAGGAGATAGCGGAGCGCGTGGTCTCGATGGTCAAGGACGGTGGAGTCAGGGCAATAAACGGGGAATGGGTCGAGCTTAGAGCAGATACAATCTGCGTCCACGGTGACAACCCAAGGGCGGTTGAACTCGCGGCGAGGATAAGGAGGGTCCTTGAGGAGGAGGGCGTTAGGGTAGTGCCGATGAGGGAAGTCGTGCGGTGA
- the pxpB gene encoding 5-oxoprolinase subunit PxpB — protein sequence MQPTIKPAGDSALLVSFGEVIDEEVNARVHAIADAVERADFEWLVEVVPAYSTVYVFYDPIKASFSEVKAAIEPLLQVPPESFKGKLVEIPVVYGGRYSPDIGFVADHNGLAVDDVIEIHSKPTYRVYFLGFLPGFAYLGGMDERIATPRLEKPRLKVPAGSVGIAGKQTGIYPLESPGGWRLIGRTPLRLFNPEREPPTLLRPGDMVRFVPIDESEFRELYEAEWGNGDD from the coding sequence ATGCAACCAACGATAAAACCCGCCGGCGATTCAGCGCTGCTCGTGTCCTTCGGCGAGGTCATCGACGAGGAAGTAAACGCCAGAGTCCATGCCATTGCCGATGCAGTGGAGAGGGCTGACTTTGAATGGCTCGTTGAGGTGGTGCCGGCTTACTCGACGGTCTACGTCTTCTACGACCCCATCAAGGCGAGCTTCAGCGAGGTGAAGGCAGCCATTGAGCCCCTCCTTCAGGTTCCGCCGGAATCCTTCAAGGGGAAGCTCGTCGAGATACCCGTAGTTTACGGCGGCCGGTACAGCCCGGATATCGGCTTTGTGGCGGACCACAACGGCCTGGCCGTCGATGACGTTATCGAGATACATTCCAAGCCGACCTACCGCGTCTACTTCCTCGGCTTTCTGCCGGGCTTCGCATACCTCGGAGGCATGGACGAGCGTATAGCGACACCCCGCCTTGAGAAGCCCAGACTGAAGGTTCCCGCCGGCTCCGTTGGAATAGCGGGGAAGCAGACCGGCATCTATCCCCTCGAAAGCCCCGGCGGCTGGAGGCTCATTGGAAGGACTCCGCTCAGACTGTTCAACCCTGAGAGGGAACCCCCGACCCTTCTAAGGCCCGGTGACATGGTGAGGTTCGTCCCAATCGACGAGTCCGAGTTCCGGGAGCTCTACGAGGCCGAATGGGGGAATGGAGATGATTGA
- a CDS encoding biotin-dependent carboxyltransferase family protein: protein MIELLNVPSLLTVQDSGRRGYRKLGVPVSGFMDDYSARIANYLVGNPGDAPLLEFLLAGPTLRFNASCVFAVAGDVDVKLNGTPVEPWMSHWAKRGDILEVGALKSGLYGYIAFAGGIKCEPLLGSCSAYPKAGLGRPLKAGDVLNIGYAILTGKDGRYLPPELRPDYSAKEKTVRVVLGPNLDHFTGEGIETFLSESYTVTPESDRMGYRLDGKAIEHSEKGAGIVTDAIPTGSIQVPANGKPIVMLRDAQTTGGYAKIAVVSTADLPLVAQSRPGERLRFEAVSVDEARELLIKRERTLMAIRDFLDGKMRAYRIRTGEEEMIAFTKVEGGG from the coding sequence ATGATTGAGCTCCTCAACGTTCCTTCACTCCTCACCGTTCAGGACTCCGGCAGGAGGGGCTACCGAAAGCTCGGTGTCCCTGTTTCCGGCTTCATGGATGATTACTCCGCGAGGATAGCGAACTACCTCGTCGGAAACCCCGGTGACGCGCCCCTCCTTGAGTTCCTCCTCGCCGGCCCAACGCTCAGGTTCAACGCTTCCTGCGTTTTTGCTGTTGCTGGGGACGTTGACGTGAAGCTCAACGGCACCCCCGTAGAACCCTGGATGAGCCACTGGGCAAAGAGGGGGGATATCCTTGAGGTTGGCGCATTGAAAAGTGGGCTCTACGGTTACATAGCCTTCGCTGGAGGGATAAAGTGTGAGCCGCTCCTCGGGAGTTGCTCGGCCTATCCCAAGGCCGGGCTTGGAAGGCCGCTGAAGGCCGGGGATGTTCTGAACATCGGCTACGCGATACTGACCGGGAAGGATGGGAGATACCTCCCTCCGGAACTGAGGCCGGACTATTCAGCGAAAGAAAAGACCGTTCGCGTTGTTCTCGGCCCCAACCTCGACCACTTCACCGGGGAGGGGATAGAGACCTTCCTGAGCGAGTCCTACACCGTAACTCCCGAGTCCGACAGGATGGGCTACCGTCTCGATGGAAAGGCCATAGAGCACTCGGAGAAGGGCGCAGGGATAGTGACGGACGCCATACCGACAGGCTCGATTCAGGTTCCGGCCAACGGAAAGCCAATAGTGATGCTCCGCGACGCCCAGACGACCGGTGGCTACGCGAAGATAGCCGTCGTTTCAACGGCGGACCTCCCCCTAGTTGCACAGAGCCGGCCGGGGGAGAGGCTGAGGTTTGAGGCGGTGAGCGTCGACGAAGCCCGGGAGCTGCTGATTAAGCGCGAGAGAACCCTGATGGCAATCAGGGACTTCCTCGACGGTAAGATGCGCGCCTACAGGATAAGAACAGGGGAAGAAGAGATGATTGCGTTCACAAAAGTGGAAGGAGGAGGTTAG
- a CDS encoding UPF0179 family protein produces the protein MAIITLVGEKLARPGVEFIYYGPAEPCKTCKLAGVCVGNLEPGRRYKILRVRSMPSHSCPLHEGKVRVVEVVEPSIEVAIEPRLAIAGSVIKLHFADCSDKEKADLFRPEGLFEGDHVKIIEILDDVECDGKTYKVVKVMRKKD, from the coding sequence ATGGCAATAATCACGTTAGTTGGGGAAAAGCTGGCAAGACCAGGGGTTGAATTCATATATTACGGCCCGGCAGAACCGTGCAAGACGTGCAAGCTCGCAGGAGTCTGCGTCGGAAACCTCGAACCCGGCAGGAGGTACAAAATCCTCCGGGTAAGGAGCATGCCCTCACACTCCTGTCCGCTTCACGAGGGCAAGGTTAGGGTTGTTGAAGTCGTCGAGCCGAGCATCGAGGTCGCGATAGAGCCGAGGCTGGCCATAGCGGGCTCGGTGATAAAGCTCCACTTCGCGGACTGCAGCGACAAGGAAAAGGCCGACCTCTTCAGGCCCGAGGGCCTCTTCGAGGGCGACCACGTGAAGATAATAGAAATCCTCGACGACGTCGAGTGCGACGGCAAGACCTACAAGGTCGTCAAGGTCATGCGCAAGAAGGACTAA
- a CDS encoding NAD(P)-dependent glycerol-1-phosphate dehydrogenase, with protein sequence MHLMQLPREVLLGEDLKGEAVNVARRLGLGERALVLYGPKTKKIAGRDIEESLRESFDVNALVLREASMEEVERTLAKIRDDNIDWLIAVGGGSIIDVAKLASFKAGIPFISFPTTASHDGIASANASIKDLGTKTSVKAVPPVAVIADVRVIKTAPYRYLAAGVGDMISNLTAVKDWQLAHRIKGEYYSEYAASLSLMSAKMVIKNADIIRLGNEESVRKVVKGLISCGVAMSIAGSSRPASGAEHLFSHALDAIAPKPALHGEQVGVGAIIMAYLHGLKWERIRETLKKVGAPTNAYELGIDPEYIIEALTIAHTIRPERYTILGKDGLTREAAEKAAKITGVI encoded by the coding sequence GTGCACCTGATGCAGCTCCCGCGGGAGGTTTTGCTCGGCGAGGATCTCAAGGGGGAGGCTGTTAACGTTGCGAGGAGGCTCGGCCTCGGCGAGAGGGCTCTAGTGCTCTACGGACCAAAGACCAAGAAGATAGCCGGAAGGGACATCGAAGAGAGCCTCAGGGAATCGTTTGATGTAAACGCGCTGGTACTTCGAGAGGCCAGCATGGAGGAGGTTGAGAGAACCCTTGCTAAAATCAGGGACGATAACATTGACTGGCTCATAGCCGTCGGCGGCGGAAGTATAATCGACGTCGCCAAGCTCGCCTCTTTCAAAGCGGGGATTCCATTCATAAGCTTTCCGACAACCGCTTCCCACGACGGCATAGCGAGTGCAAATGCATCCATCAAAGACCTCGGAACCAAGACCTCCGTCAAGGCCGTGCCGCCCGTGGCGGTGATAGCCGACGTCAGGGTCATCAAAACCGCCCCCTACCGCTACCTAGCCGCTGGAGTGGGCGACATGATAAGCAACCTGACCGCTGTAAAGGACTGGCAGCTGGCCCACAGGATAAAGGGCGAGTACTACAGCGAGTACGCGGCTTCGCTGAGTCTGATGAGCGCCAAGATGGTGATAAAGAACGCCGACATAATAAGGCTGGGCAACGAGGAGAGCGTGAGAAAGGTTGTGAAGGGCCTCATCTCGTGCGGCGTGGCCATGAGCATAGCCGGCTCTTCAAGGCCAGCGAGCGGCGCGGAGCACCTCTTCAGCCACGCGCTCGATGCCATAGCACCGAAACCGGCCCTGCACGGCGAGCAGGTCGGCGTTGGGGCGATAATAATGGCCTACCTCCACGGCCTAAAGTGGGAGAGAATTAGGGAAACCTTAAAGAAGGTCGGGGCGCCAACTAACGCATACGAACTTGGGATCGACCCGGAGTACATAATCGAGGCCCTCACGATTGCCCACACGATAAGGCCCGAGAGGTATACGATCCTCGGGAAGGACGGTCTCACGCGAGAGGCAGCCGAGAAGGCCGCTAAAATCACAGGAGTCATCTGA